The Rhododendron vialii isolate Sample 1 chromosome 8a, ASM3025357v1 genome has a window encoding:
- the LOC131298978 gene encoding S-adenosylmethionine decarboxylase proenzyme-like yields MAFPVSAIGFEGYEKRLEITFFEPGLFSDPEGKGLRALSKSQLDEILKPAECTIVSSLSNDEVDSYVLSESSLFVYPYKIIIKTCGTTKLLLSIPPILDLADMLSLSVRSVKYTRGSFIFAGAQPFPHRNFSEEVAVLDSYFGKLGSGSKAYVMGSDDNKEQKWHVYSSSAESTNHLDPIYTLEMCMTGLDRKKASVFYKADASSAAAMTDVSGIRMILPDSEICDFEFDPCGYSMNAIEGGAISTIHVTPEDGFSYASFEAVGYDFRYLSLTQLVERVLGCFHPREFSIALHSDDVGDGLGPDINLDVMGYCCGERSYEVLGKGGSVLYHSFMRASGCGSPKSILNCGWSESDEDEKVEKKQ; encoded by the coding sequence ATGGCCTTTCCAGTTTCAGCAATTGGTTTTGAAGGATATGAAAAGAGGCTTGAGATAACTTTCTTTGAGCCTGGGCTCTTTTCGGACCCTGAAGGCAAGGGCCTGCGCGCTTTATCCAAATCCCAGTTGGATGAAATTCTGAAACCAGCTGAATGCACCATTGTCAGTTCTTTGTCAAATGACGAAGTTGACTCTTATGTCCTTTCTGAATCTAGCCTCTTTGTGTACCCTTACAAAATCATCATCAAAACTTGTGGGACTACAAAATTGCTTCTTTCGATCCCACCGATCCTTGATTTGGCTGATATGCTCTCCCTCTCTGTGAGATCTGTGAAGTACACTCGTGGAAGCTTTATTTTTGCTGGGGCCCAACCATTTCCTCATCGCAACTTCTCTGAAGAAGTAGCTGTCCTCGATAGTTACTTTGGCAAGCTTGGTTCAGGAAGCAAGGCTTATGTGATGGGCAGTgatgataataaagaacagaaatggCACGTGTACTCTTCTTCTGCTGAATCGACGAATCATTTGGACCCAATTTACACCCTGGAAATGTGCATGACTGGTTTAGACAGAAAGAAGGCGTCTGTGTTTTACAAGGCTGATGCAAGCTCTGCTGCTGCGATGACGGATGTCTCTGGTATAAGGATGATTCTTCCAGATTCTGAGATCTGCGACTTTGAATTTGATCCATGTGGTTACTCCATGAATGCTATCGAAGGTGGCGCGATTTCAACCATTCATGTCACGCCGGAAGATGGTTTCAGTTATGCGAGTTTTGAAGCAGTGGGGTACGATTTCCGATACTTGAGTTTAACCCAACTGGTTGAGAGAGTGTTGGGTTGTTTCCACCCAAGGGAGTTCTCTATTGCTTTGCATTCCGATGATGTTGGTGACGGACTGGGTCCTGATATCAATCTGGATGTGATGGGGTATTGCTGCGGAGAGAGGAGCTATGAGGTGCTGGGAAAGGGAGGATCTGTTCTTTACCACAGCTTCATGAGGGCCAGTGGCTGTGGGTCTCCTAAGTCAATTCTGAATTGCGGTTGGAGCGAGAGTGATGAAGACGAGAAGGTGGAGAAGAAACAATAA
- the LOC131298980 gene encoding uncharacterized protein LOC131298980 → MLTEAKPTGLKKFKKEDKPTETVPETNTNEVKEEKKRNKSLGQKRGVTVMGSRSKATVVGQHDIEAFKSDGALSEKNKIKLLRKKKRKRDRMNVSEIGKVDVLHDYVEYALDEQNGEHTHGKKEDGKLRKKGKRTEKTKKAGIDKVNVLRNEVEDDSKEENGKSRKARRSKKGHLSSKKEKKALEKSEPAQDEVYEISSGDEDCSRGMRKWMTEYQQSRPGLEILQHRIDDFMTAYEEQEEQARKEQEALAAEGGWTVVVHHKGRKKTTDTESGIAVGSVAQAAVLEREAKKKSKTKDVGVDFYRFQKREAQRNEIMALQSKFEQDKKRIQQLRAARKFRPY, encoded by the exons ATGCTAACAGAAGCGAAACCAACTGGATTGAAGAAATTCAAGAAGGAAGACAAGCCTACTGAAACTG TTCCGGAGACAAACACGAATGAAgtaaaggaagaaaagaaaaggaacaaatCTCTGGGGCAGAAGAGAGGAGTTACGGTAATGGGAAGCAGAAGTAAAGCCACTGTAGTTGGCCAACATGACATTGAAG CATTCAAGTCAGATGGGGCACTCAgcgaaaagaacaaaataaaattgttgaggaagaagaaaagaaagagagacagAATGAATGTATCTGAAATTGGAAAAGTTGATGTGCTACATGATTATGTGGAATATGCATTGGACGAACAGAATGGCGAACATACACATGGAAAAAAGGAAGATGGAAAATTGaggaaaaaggggaaaagaaCTGAGAAGACAAAGAAAGCTGGAATTGACAAAGTCAATGTGCTCCGTAACGAAGTTGAAGATGACTCTAAAGAAGAGAATG GCAAGTCTAGAAAAGCTCGCAGGAGTAAAAAGGGCCACCTAtcatcaaagaaagaaaagaaagcactGGAAAAGAGCGAACCTGCACAGGATGAGGTTTATGAGATATCTTCAGGCGACGAGGACTGCTCTAGAGGGATGAGAA AGTGGATGACAGAATACCAACAAAGTAGACCAGGGTTGGAGATATTACAACATAGGATTGATGATTTTATGACTGCTTATGAGGAGCAAGAGGAGCAG gcaagaaaagaacaagaagctCTTGCCGCCGAAGGGGGATGGACGGTTGTTGTACATCATAAGGGTAGGAAAAAGACAACAGATACAGAGAGTGGAATTGCTGTGGGTTCAGTTGCTCAGGCTGCTGTTCTGGAAAGAGAGGccaaaaagaagagtaaaacTAAAGATGTTGGGGTAGATTTCTACCGGTTTCAGAAGCGGGAGGCCCAGAGGAATG AGATTATGGCGCTCCAAAGTAAATTCGAGCAGGATAAAAAGAGGATACAGCAGTTAAGAGCTGCAAGAAAGTTTCGGCCCTACTGA
- the LOC131298983 gene encoding stress-induced protein KIN2-like has product MDKSQNAGYQAGQAKGQAQEKGNQMMDKASNAAQSCKETMQETGEQAKAKAQGAGDAVKNATGMNN; this is encoded by the exons ATGGACAAGTCTCAAAACGCAGGTTACCAAGCTGGCCAGGCCAAGGGCCAAGCCCAG GAAAAGGGCAACCAAATGATGGACAAGGCTAGCAATGCTGCCCAATCTTGCAAGGAAACCATGCAAGAG ACGGGTGAGCAAGCGAAGGCTAAAGCGCAAGGAGCAGGCGATGCTGTCAAGAATGCAACCGGCATGAACAATTGA